Genomic DNA from Schistocerca americana isolate TAMUIC-IGC-003095 chromosome 6, iqSchAmer2.1, whole genome shotgun sequence:
tggcgatattaactcatgaaaaattagcggaagcggaaaactcgcccgctattagcataatattaattcttctccacagccgcacgaagtagcagaaatacttagctttaagattcttattttcagtagcatagccgagacccagagccaggactctgactacaatacaatggttaacggaggtaagaaaatactctcgcgcgtgtgtgggccgcaattgtaattaataactaaagatcttttgctttaaagtcaactgactagccgaggaaatttatatgaaaagtctattacattgttcaacttaaatatcatttttattaaggcccaccacgtaagtcggcaacaatcaaaaataataataacaataataatatatatactaaattacgacgaccgacggacgcgagattggcgccgcaactttggggcccgattaatatgattctattgtaatgaatgtaattatgtatgtgtctaattgttgtaaaatattaatgcttgtatgaattcttttacatgtacaacaacaaaaccacaccctgaggagatctgtagaggaaaaagtgtagaaaagaaagaggattgcgagaaagaaaaataagtaagataaggcctattgtgcaagcatcctgtgtagctctgtgcggaatatcgaacccatgtgcacatgagataccttcggtgttttgtgtatttatgtgtttatttttggagggataattattcgttttgtgtatttatgtgtttattttttggaggggataattaatcgtgtgtgtatcagcgttaaagatttgtcagtagcttaaagtgaatttagtatgggtaagataggacaacctaaagcatccgtaccagaagaacaaaattctgttaatatggaaagtgaggatcatttgcaatacgtaaacgaatcccaagccaccgcctcggataacataatttccggagcggggggcgaggatctgtggacggtgaatgacgctccacagcagaatgggaatagagtaacaactccactgcctgggcaggggggccaatcgagtgctagattaagcggggcaccagtatgctcaccgagtgcagacccatttgcagaatttctgcgcaggttagaagaaagagatagggaaagagatcagaaactggctcagatgctccatgagcaagagcaacaaagagaactgaaagaaagggaaaaggaaagaatgtcagaacagagggaaaaacaaagagacgaaaaactggctcagatgctgcatgagcaggagaaaaaattaacgcaaaagctcattgagcaagagcagcgcagtgaagcaaaactcgacagtatccaaagcgaactagccgagatgcgggacgcgtgcaaagaaatacccgatcttgtgcaaagcttagctggcgaaatgcaaaaattacatatatcgcaggctaggcttgaagataatgtccagactttaaccaaccgcgtagataatgtggagatagatgcacggaaaagtattgacgcatatttggaagtgcaagctcaaaaagtagaaaaacaattaaatgaatggctagaagtaaaggatcgcgagatatctgcaaagattgaaagcgacgtaaaaacagctgtagaacaagcgactgcggccgcgagtgtaaatattgacgccagcgctgccgcactacatgccgaattaacacagattaagtcccgtgtgactgcggatttgccaaattggcaacaggaggtcgcgcggagactgtctgcgttggaaagcaatgtaaacagtggcggacagatcatgaatcagactccgcgcactgattactataataacgctgacggtagccagggtgcgagtgcgcaaccgcaacctaatgcgaattatgagcacgaacaacatgcgataccgtgcagcgtacatcacgaagtgatgaatgtcccagaatgtagcaatcagacgtgcaaaacagaggacaatgtaataaaacacaggacattccaacctttcaatagcgaaaaacgaaatgtccaccctgttgtatttattaagagctttaggaatgtgtttcccaggacatggacggaaagacaaagaatacagttcgtggtctcctttattcaaggtgacgcagcactgtgggccaccgacgtgtccgaaaaatgtctaacgatgcaacagtttgaaggtgcattcttgcaaaaattctggtccgatagcgtccaagaaagactacgaaaggagttgtacagtccagaaatgtacaatcctaagatgggaacgttacgcaaatatttcgaaaagtatataaacaaaaccaggtactgggacgagccaatgtccgatcgtgacataatcagattaataaaaatgaagttgcccagtgaaattaaaagatatttcatcaatgtgccggaatacgatatagaacaattcatggaaatagtggattctgttgacctattgatcgaagatatgaaaaccgaaaaca
This window encodes:
- the LOC124620127 gene encoding E3 ubiquitin-protein ligase BRE1A-like produces the protein MRENFGGMVIDNTNLVGKLKIRVMPIGIDIGDLELNHEVWWLEERDRERDQKLAQMLHEQEQQRELKEREKERMSEQREKQRDEKLAQMLHEQEKKLTQKLIEQEQRSEAKLDSIQSELAEMRDACKEIPDLVQSLAGEMQKLHISQARLEDNVQTLTNRVDNVEIDARKSIDAYLEVQAQKVEKQLNEWLEVKDREISAKIESDVKTAVEQATAAASVNIDASAAALHAELTQIKSRVTADLPNWQQEVARRLSALESNVNSGGQIMNQTPRTDYYNNADGSQAEEDRDVEMLRTFIGSDTDCSVEHGTSLIKNVIKTAEVATSAQVNHRNQEDEISDDNASIENSNKTKK